Proteins from a single region of Cyanobacterium stanieri LEGE 03274:
- a CDS encoding ABC transporter substrate-binding protein, translated as MTTILRPWICDGTPKNGLNYPRCLGSHGEVENFTDICPFCLLPREAGKSVFTGVDITAVGKNEGYKSRVSQSENVFSEWFLLLRDKGLMGVWLFLIMGIFLGVILANLSRMISHEAVVTVEKGNFLISSFSGDMEDFFSQGEKIFFEVNPLKQMAADAFRQGDWQSAIALYNRYIEDNGNDYEAQIYRQNAIARSRGNPITLATTIRVDKENNTDILSPLARYQQEFNQQNQDKNQRLLEIVIVNYQGANMDKLSQNILNTNDIIGILDLHFDQNSYTTLSIYENQGLGIISPINFQWHQTENKLQYITPENREKVYLNIVTNTLLNYANSLNSSPNVILFYDSESDYSIKFKSSILENLPQWQGNLIIDIDVSQNANPEQILQTLGGANTIVMALGENRLSQAMAISRENNYFLPILVSEDLFNNNTLIQGKETVDQWVMALPWGYSPDVFANEQIIPRWSEDLIYDIFKETITAPCEGNMCGLAINAHRGNFEQLLQEGIKLSHDYNRQDSLLHIPLVQIVPDFEGLSDTGYRFEIKTIDSDH; from the coding sequence ATGACTACTATTTTACGTCCTTGGATTTGTGATGGCACACCTAAAAATGGTTTGAATTATCCCCGCTGTTTAGGTAGTCATGGGGAGGTGGAAAATTTCACTGATATTTGCCCTTTTTGTCTTTTACCTAGGGAGGCTGGAAAATCTGTTTTTACGGGGGTAGATATAACGGCGGTGGGTAAAAATGAGGGGTATAAAAGTCGGGTTTCTCAATCTGAAAATGTTTTTTCTGAGTGGTTTCTTTTACTAAGGGATAAGGGTTTGATGGGAGTTTGGTTATTTTTAATAATGGGCATATTTTTAGGAGTAATTTTAGCTAATTTGTCTAGGATGATTTCCCATGAAGCAGTGGTTACGGTGGAAAAGGGTAATTTTTTGATTAGTTCGTTTTCGGGGGATATGGAGGATTTTTTTAGTCAGGGAGAAAAAATTTTTTTTGAGGTTAATCCTCTGAAGCAAATGGCGGCAGATGCTTTTAGGCAAGGAGATTGGCAAAGTGCGATCGCCCTTTATAATCGATACATAGAGGATAATGGTAATGATTATGAAGCTCAAATTTATAGGCAAAATGCGATCGCCCGTAGTCGTGGAAATCCCATCACTTTAGCAACTACCATCAGAGTAGATAAGGAAAATAACACCGATATACTCTCCCCCCTAGCCCGTTATCAACAGGAATTTAACCAACAAAATCAAGACAAAAATCAAAGACTATTAGAAATAGTAATAGTTAACTATCAAGGGGCTAATATGGACAAATTGAGCCAAAATATTCTTAACACCAATGACATTATCGGCATATTAGATTTACATTTCGATCAAAATAGTTACACTACCCTATCAATCTATGAAAATCAAGGATTAGGGATAATATCCCCCATAAATTTTCAATGGCATCAAACAGAAAATAAACTACAATATATTACCCCAGAAAATAGAGAAAAAGTATATCTAAATATAGTCACAAATACTTTATTAAATTATGCCAATAGCCTCAATTCTTCCCCCAATGTTATCCTATTTTACGACTCCGAAAGTGATTACAGTATCAAGTTTAAATCGTCCATCCTCGAAAATTTACCCCAATGGCAAGGAAATTTGATTATAGACATAGATGTGAGCCAAAATGCTAACCCTGAGCAAATATTACAAACCCTAGGGGGTGCTAACACCATTGTCATGGCCTTAGGGGAAAATAGACTATCTCAAGCCATGGCTATCAGTCGAGAAAATAATTATTTTTTACCTATCCTCGTCAGTGAAGATTTATTTAATAATAATACTTTAATCCAAGGAAAAGAAACCGTAGATCAATGGGTGATGGCTTTACCATGGGGTTATTCCCCCGATGTGTTTGCCAATGAGCAAATCATTCCCCGATGGAGCGAGGATTTAATCTATGATATTTTCAAAGAAACTATAACCGCACCCTGTGAAGGAAATATGTGCGGCCTTGCCATTAATGCCCACAGGGGCAATTTTGAGCAACTATTACAAGAGGGTATTAAACTATCCCACGACTATAACAGGCAAGATAGTTTATTACATATACCCCTAGTGCAAATAGTTCCAGATTTTGAGGGGTTAAGCGACACGGGTTATCGGTTTGAAATTAAAACTATCGATAGTGACCATTAA
- a CDS encoding helix-turn-helix domain-containing protein: MAKKVSLWPHLEKETLYSLYRSSSDKRQKNHYQIIWLIASGKTVAQVSQITGYSNNWIYQLVRKYNQSGVDSLGDKRKNNGGHNSLLTDLERKQLREVLLQPSPDGGLWNGRKVADWLSQLTGKKISRHRGWEMLKSFSPENTCNHTANKLAKPNS; this comes from the coding sequence ATGGCAAAAAAAGTAAGTCTATGGCCTCACCTAGAAAAAGAAACTCTCTATTCTTTATATCGCTCATCATCCGATAAAAGACAAAAAAACCACTATCAAATAATTTGGTTAATAGCATCAGGAAAAACCGTAGCCCAAGTATCGCAAATAACAGGTTACAGTAATAATTGGATTTATCAATTAGTGCGCAAATATAATCAGTCGGGGGTTGATAGTCTGGGGGATAAACGTAAAAATAATGGTGGACATAATTCCTTATTAACAGATTTAGAGCGAAAACAATTACGGGAAGTATTATTGCAACCCTCACCCGATGGAGGTTTGTGGAATGGTAGAAAAGTAGCCGATTGGTTATCGCAGTTAACGGGAAAAAAAATTAGTCGTCATCGAGGCTGGGAAATGTTAAAGTCTTTTTCCCCTGAAAATACCTGCAACCACACAGCAAATAAGTTAGCAAAACCGAATTCTTGA